A window from Candidatus Bathyarchaeia archaeon encodes these proteins:
- a CDS encoding fumarate hydratase — MQAIEKVVEDAAVDLLKLAVVQLPDDVKEALKRAYKEETSEAGKVQFEAILKDIELAEKENTPLCQDTGIIIFYVKAGANANGLNKIEAALQNATRRATKEIPLRPNTVDPFTQKNTGDNTGRYIPYINWQVVEGDSIEITAFPKGGGSENVCAIGMITPGEGVNGLKKFVIDSIIKAGAMPCPPTIVGVAAGGGADIAMKLAKASLLRPLNEPNSNPELAKLENELYEAANSTGIGPMGLGGKFTVLGVKVDYAHRHPASYPVAVAFQCWAARRATARIKLDGKVEYLTHKVR; from the coding sequence ATGCAGGCAATTGAGAAGGTTGTCGAGGACGCAGCTGTCGATCTTTTGAAGTTGGCTGTTGTGCAGTTACCAGACGATGTTAAAGAGGCCTTGAAACGGGCTTACAAAGAGGAGACCAGCGAGGCTGGGAAGGTTCAATTTGAAGCCATCCTGAAGGACATTGAACTTGCCGAGAAAGAAAACACTCCGTTATGTCAAGACACAGGAATAATCATATTCTACGTCAAAGCTGGAGCCAACGCGAATGGCTTGAATAAAATTGAAGCCGCTCTTCAAAACGCGACAAGGAGAGCCACGAAGGAGATACCGCTTCGACCTAACACGGTTGACCCGTTCACGCAGAAGAACACGGGCGACAACACAGGACGTTACATACCGTACATAAACTGGCAAGTCGTCGAAGGCGACAGCATCGAAATAACAGCGTTCCCAAAGGGCGGAGGCTCCGAAAACGTGTGCGCCATAGGCATGATAACCCCAGGCGAAGGCGTCAACGGTTTAAAGAAATTCGTCATCGACTCCATCATCAAAGCAGGCGCGATGCCCTGTCCACCAACAATTGTCGGCGTGGCAGCAGGAGGCGGAGCAGACATAGCCATGAAGCTAGCCAAAGCTTCCCTACTCAGACCTCTAAACGAGCCAAATTCCAATCCTGAACTGGCTAAGCTGGAAAATGAGCTTTACGAAGCCGCCAACTCAACTGGAATCGGACCTATGGGTTTAGGCGGTAAATTCACGGTTCTAGGCGTGAAAGTGGACTATGCCCATAGACACCCCGCTTCTTATCCTGTAGCAGTCGCTTTTCAATGCTGGGCGGCTCGGAGGGCAACAGCCCGAATCAAGCTTGATGGAAAAGTTGAGTATTTGACTCACAAAGTGAGGTGA
- a CDS encoding FumA C-terminus/TtdB family hydratase beta subunit, with the protein MTVYKFKTPISEEDARKLKVNDVLYVTGTIVTARDQAHKRALEYNKQGKKLPVNLEGLAVFHCGPIVKKEDDKWVAVAAGPTTSTRMDQFEDEFIKAFKVRVVIGKGGMGKRTTDAMQKYGAVYGAFTGGAGVLAAKAIKSVKTVEWLQDLGMPEAFWVFDVEDFGPLSIAIDSHGNNLFEDVKKKAEEQRMKIYEKLSA; encoded by the coding sequence ATGACCGTTTACAAATTCAAGACTCCGATATCTGAAGAAGATGCGCGCAAATTGAAGGTAAACGATGTTCTTTACGTCACGGGCACAATTGTAACCGCTCGGGATCAAGCTCACAAAAGAGCGCTTGAGTATAACAAACAAGGAAAGAAACTGCCCGTCAATCTTGAAGGATTAGCTGTGTTTCACTGCGGACCGATAGTGAAGAAGGAAGACGACAAATGGGTTGCTGTGGCTGCTGGCCCAACTACAAGCACGCGCATGGATCAGTTTGAAGACGAGTTTATCAAAGCCTTCAAAGTGCGTGTGGTCATTGGCAAAGGGGGCATGGGCAAGCGAACCACTGATGCTATGCAAAAGTATGGTGCAGTGTATGGGGCCTTCACAGGAGGCGCTGGAGTATTGGCCGCCAAGGCAATCAAAAGCGTCAAAACCGTAGAGTGGCTCCAAGACCTTGGCATGCCTGAAGCCTTCTGGGTGTTCGACGTCGAAGACTTTGGACCCCTATCCATAGCTATTGATTCGCATGGAAACAACCTGTTCGAAGATGTCAAGAAGAAGGCTGAAGAGCAGCGTATGAAGATTTATGAAAAACTCAGCGCATAA
- the tfrA gene encoding fumarate reductase (CoM/CoB) subunit TfrA yields MGYEKIITDVLVIGAGGAGSRAAIEATNYNVNVTLLSKELLGKAHTCMAEGGVNAPLANVDPADNWQVHFKDTIEGGAYINNQKLVETLVKEVSDSIYDLEDFGAVFDRTPDGKIMQRPFGKQTYRRTCYAADRTGHEMMQTLVEEVRRRGIDVLDEVFVTNFLTSGGKVAGTFAIDCKSGGFMVFRTKSIVLASGGAGRLYKITTNAAQDTGDGMASAYGIGSKLVDMEMVQFHPTGMVFPESHQGVLVTEAVRGEGGLLFNINKERFMQRYEPKKMELAGRDVVARSIATEILEGRGTPRGGVYLDVSHLPANIIEERLPSMLRQFMDIGVDIRKEPMQVAPTAHHFMGGVQIDENAATNIPGLYAAGEITGGVHGGNRLGGNALADTQVFGKRAGENAAKFAQKNTLPTVDTKQVNREVKHANGFLKRKEGLRPVAVKNKLTSMMWDKVGIFRTGKEIQEAIAEVERIKAKDLPQLYAMDGNTRYNREWIEAMEIENLVTVAEMVARAALMREESRGAHYRRDFPKTDNQNWFGSIMIQQKNGDMQFQKTPVVVTTLKPEGL; encoded by the coding sequence ATGGGCTACGAGAAAATCATCACCGATGTGCTCGTTATAGGCGCAGGTGGCGCTGGAAGCAGAGCCGCCATAGAAGCCACAAACTACAACGTGAACGTAACGTTGCTAAGTAAGGAGCTCTTAGGCAAAGCGCACACTTGCATGGCTGAAGGGGGAGTCAACGCTCCATTGGCAAACGTTGATCCAGCTGACAACTGGCAAGTTCACTTCAAAGACACCATTGAGGGCGGCGCCTACATCAACAACCAGAAACTTGTGGAAACCCTCGTAAAAGAAGTCAGTGACAGCATATACGACTTGGAAGACTTCGGAGCGGTTTTCGACCGAACACCAGACGGCAAAATAATGCAGCGACCGTTCGGCAAACAAACATACAGGCGCACGTGTTACGCTGCAGATCGCACAGGCCATGAAATGATGCAGACACTTGTGGAAGAAGTCCGCCGCAGAGGCATCGATGTGCTCGATGAAGTTTTCGTCACCAACTTTCTGACAAGCGGCGGCAAGGTCGCAGGCACGTTTGCCATTGACTGCAAAAGTGGTGGCTTCATGGTTTTCAGGACTAAGTCGATTGTTCTCGCAAGTGGCGGCGCTGGTAGGTTATACAAGATTACCACAAACGCAGCTCAGGACACTGGTGACGGGATGGCCTCAGCATACGGTATAGGCTCCAAACTTGTCGACATGGAGATGGTTCAGTTTCATCCGACGGGTATGGTGTTTCCCGAGTCACATCAAGGCGTACTTGTAACCGAGGCTGTACGCGGCGAAGGGGGATTATTATTCAACATAAACAAGGAGCGCTTCATGCAGCGCTACGAACCTAAGAAAATGGAGTTAGCTGGAAGAGATGTCGTTGCAAGGTCAATTGCCACAGAGATTCTTGAGGGAAGAGGCACGCCGCGAGGCGGCGTCTACCTAGACGTGTCTCATCTTCCAGCAAACATCATCGAGGAACGCTTGCCGTCCATGCTCCGACAATTCATGGACATAGGAGTGGATATTCGCAAAGAGCCGATGCAGGTGGCGCCCACGGCTCATCATTTCATGGGCGGCGTGCAGATCGACGAGAATGCTGCGACCAACATCCCAGGACTGTACGCTGCTGGCGAGATAACTGGCGGAGTGCACGGAGGCAACCGACTGGGCGGCAACGCCTTAGCAGACACGCAGGTGTTTGGCAAGAGAGCTGGAGAGAACGCAGCCAAATTCGCTCAGAAAAATACTCTTCCCACTGTGGACACAAAGCAAGTTAACCGTGAAGTCAAGCATGCCAACGGATTTCTGAAAAGGAAAGAAGGCTTGCGACCCGTTGCGGTCAAGAACAAGTTGACCAGCATGATGTGGGACAAAGTGGGTATCTTCCGCACAGGTAAAGAGATCCAAGAAGCAATTGCTGAGGTTGAACGGATTAAGGCGAAGGATCTGCCCCAGCTCTATGCTATGGACGGCAACACACGCTACAACCGGGAATGGATCGAAGCCATGGAAATTGAAAACCTTGTCACCGTGGCTGAAATGGTGGCTAGAGCCGCACTTATGCGGGAAGAAAGCCGCGGAGCACACTATCGCCGAGACTTTCCAAAGACGGACAACCAAAACTGGTTTGGCAGCATTATGATTCAACAGAAAAACGGTGACATGCAGTTCCAAAAGACTCCTGTGGTTGTCACGACATTGAAGCCGGAGGGACTCTAA
- the tfrB gene encoding fumarate reductase (CoM/CoB) subunit TfrB, with the protein MTTDVIRAKVFRYNPDVDKEPRYETYEVPYVEGMVVLDVLRTVYEKYDGSFAYRWACRAGQCGSCAVIINGKPRVACRAIVEKGQPLTIAPLLQFPVIKDLVVDLDRGLRRLMRMRPYVERVKPSTRPEIMKKEAVEPIKEVRECIECWACISACPAVAEAWKDFAGPMYDAKLARLEFDERDVEDRVKIAFLEGLYKCTTCRACVEVCPKEIDIPGKAIEKMRAVAVKTGIGPLPGHKEYTTRAVSTGRSIDKLGTSLLELIRTGLISKVNNPKDKVGYFPGCLTDYRLQEVGKAIIQVLTRNSVEVVVPSEFTCCGSPLLRAGMVDEARENLVPKNVSILEELRVKTIVTGCPGCGMTIKHNYPELIGRKLGFEIMHVSTYLTEQVKLNPSDMAPINMKTTLHNPCHLNRGLHAPNSLEKALTSIPGVRYIEMQESDRCCGAGGGVRASDRPLSMMMARRKAEFIINSGAEACVTQCPFCYIQIQDALKQVGYQQIKVYDLADLLALAYNAKH; encoded by the coding sequence ATGACAACAGACGTGATTCGTGCAAAGGTGTTCAGGTACAATCCTGATGTTGACAAGGAACCACGTTATGAGACCTATGAAGTTCCCTATGTAGAAGGCATGGTCGTCTTAGACGTTCTGCGCACAGTCTATGAAAAGTATGATGGTTCATTTGCTTATAGATGGGCTTGCAGAGCTGGTCAATGCGGATCGTGCGCGGTTATCATTAACGGCAAGCCTAGAGTGGCATGTCGAGCAATTGTTGAGAAAGGCCAACCGTTGACTATTGCTCCTCTTCTGCAGTTTCCAGTAATAAAAGACTTGGTTGTTGACTTGGACAGAGGGCTACGCCGACTGATGCGAATGCGCCCCTACGTGGAACGAGTAAAGCCTTCAACTCGACCCGAAATTATGAAAAAGGAAGCCGTCGAGCCAATCAAAGAAGTGCGCGAGTGCATTGAGTGCTGGGCGTGTATATCTGCCTGTCCAGCAGTTGCTGAAGCATGGAAAGACTTTGCGGGTCCTATGTACGACGCCAAACTTGCGCGGCTAGAATTCGACGAGCGCGATGTTGAAGACCGTGTGAAGATTGCTTTTCTTGAGGGCCTCTACAAGTGCACCACGTGCAGAGCCTGTGTTGAAGTTTGCCCTAAGGAAATTGACATTCCTGGCAAAGCCATTGAGAAAATGCGTGCAGTCGCCGTTAAGACTGGAATTGGACCCTTGCCTGGACACAAAGAATACACCACCAGAGCGGTAAGCACGGGCAGATCCATTGACAAGTTAGGAACGTCATTACTTGAATTGATTAGAACAGGGCTAATCTCCAAAGTTAACAACCCGAAGGACAAGGTAGGTTACTTCCCCGGCTGCTTGACTGACTACAGACTGCAGGAAGTGGGCAAAGCCATCATACAGGTTCTAACTAGGAACAGTGTTGAGGTTGTGGTTCCGTCCGAGTTCACGTGCTGTGGTTCTCCGCTTCTCCGAGCTGGCATGGTTGACGAAGCCAGAGAGAATCTAGTGCCCAAAAATGTCAGCATACTCGAGGAACTTCGTGTTAAGACCATTGTGACTGGATGCCCAGGATGCGGCATGACAATAAAGCATAATTATCCGGAGCTGATTGGGCGAAAGCTAGGATTCGAGATCATGCATGTGTCAACGTACTTAACTGAACAAGTGAAACTCAATCCAAGCGACATGGCGCCCATCAACATGAAGACCACGTTGCACAATCCTTGTCACCTCAACCGCGGCCTTCATGCACCCAATTCGCTGGAAAAAGCGTTGACAAGCATTCCGGGCGTACGGTACATTGAGATGCAGGAGTCCGACCGATGCTGTGGAGCAGGTGGCGGTGTGCGTGCTAGCGATCGACCTTTGTCAATGATGATGGCACGTAGAAAAGCCGAATTCATCATCAACTCAGGCGCTGAAGCCTGCGTCACTCAGTGTCCTTTCTGCTACATCCAAATCCAAGACGCATTGAAGCAAGTGGGATACCAACAAATCAAAGTGTACGACCTCGCAGACTTGCTAGCTTTGGCATATAACGCCAAACACTAG
- a CDS encoding tRNA (guanine(10)-N(2))-dimethyltransferase encodes MSAGFPTENVKEGNVEFLAPKRGAFVKEAWEYAPSKAPVFYNPAMELNRDIAVLAVQAYQKTVKHEIIACEPLTGCGVRGIRLAREVNGVDKVVINDISAEAAELAQFNVKLNNLADRVSITNEDANLMLSRYAAPRKRFNYVDVDPFGTPAPYIDSAVRALGNGGLVALTATDMAPLCGVHPKACVRKYGGRPLRTEYCHEVAVRLLLGCFASTAAKHDIGVTPVLSYSHYNYVRAYATIDYGAKQADKSIQGMGYILHCFSCFHRESQEGLIPLLKQVCSECGSKLRAAGPLWLGSLWDEKFCVRTRDEVKGRNLRNEPKILNMLSLMIREVSAPITYYAIDKLCDKFNLPVPSLSKVINGLTAGGFQAVPTHFNSKAVRTDASANVLREVLTSLTGASRS; translated from the coding sequence ATGAGTGCCGGTTTTCCAACCGAAAACGTAAAGGAAGGTAATGTCGAATTCCTCGCGCCCAAACGCGGGGCTTTTGTGAAAGAGGCTTGGGAATACGCGCCATCAAAGGCGCCTGTTTTCTATAACCCTGCCATGGAATTGAACCGAGACATAGCCGTTCTAGCAGTTCAGGCCTATCAGAAAACAGTCAAACACGAAATCATAGCGTGCGAGCCATTGACAGGTTGCGGTGTCAGAGGCATTCGACTCGCAAGAGAAGTCAATGGCGTTGACAAAGTGGTTATCAATGACATTAGTGCTGAAGCCGCTGAACTCGCTCAGTTCAACGTGAAACTCAACAATCTAGCCGACCGGGTGTCTATCACCAATGAGGATGCCAACCTCATGTTGAGCCGCTACGCTGCGCCTCGCAAACGGTTCAATTACGTGGATGTTGATCCCTTTGGTACGCCTGCTCCCTACATTGATTCGGCTGTCAGAGCGTTGGGTAATGGCGGTTTGGTTGCGCTCACAGCAACAGACATGGCGCCTTTATGTGGGGTTCACCCGAAAGCGTGCGTCAGAAAGTACGGTGGAAGACCTCTGAGAACTGAGTATTGCCATGAAGTGGCTGTTCGGCTCTTACTTGGTTGCTTTGCGAGCACGGCGGCTAAGCACGATATTGGAGTTACTCCTGTACTCAGTTACAGTCATTACAATTATGTCAGAGCCTATGCAACAATTGATTATGGCGCGAAGCAAGCTGACAAGAGCATTCAGGGTATGGGCTACATTCTGCACTGTTTTTCCTGTTTCCACAGAGAAAGTCAGGAAGGTTTGATCCCGCTCCTAAAACAAGTCTGCTCCGAATGTGGTTCAAAACTCCGCGCAGCAGGACCCCTGTGGCTTGGTTCACTTTGGGATGAAAAGTTTTGCGTCAGAACACGAGACGAGGTCAAGGGAAGAAATCTCCGCAACGAGCCCAAGATTCTCAACATGCTGTCCTTGATGATCCGAGAAGTCTCTGCACCGATAACCTACTACGCAATTGACAAGCTTTGCGACAAGTTCAACCTTCCCGTGCCTTCGCTATCAAAAGTCATCAATGGATTGACTGCTGGAGGCTTTCAGGCTGTGCCAACGCATTTCAACAGCAAAGCTGTTCGAACCGATGCGTCTGCAAATGTCCTGAGGGAAGTTCTGACATCGTTGACGGGAGCGTCTCGTTCTTAG
- a CDS encoding NTPase, translated as MKRLLLVTGRPGIGKTTVLLNTAAMLKERGCSVGGMISREVRQKGNRVGFEIIDFETGCRGWLAHVNQPTGPQVGKYRVNLRDLDSIGVKAIQTALRGSSIVIVDEIGPMELFSQAFIQVIKDTVDSSKLVLGVIHNSARHPLIETIKRRDDTHIETVTVENRSSLHNILIQNALQYLQ; from the coding sequence GTGAAGCGGCTTCTCTTAGTGACTGGACGACCGGGAATCGGAAAGACAACAGTCCTGTTGAACACAGCAGCCATGCTCAAGGAAAGAGGCTGCAGCGTGGGCGGCATGATAAGCAGAGAGGTTAGGCAGAAAGGGAATCGCGTCGGTTTCGAGATAATCGACTTTGAAACTGGTTGCAGAGGTTGGCTGGCGCATGTAAATCAACCGACGGGTCCGCAGGTAGGCAAGTATAGGGTCAACTTGCGCGACCTTGACTCCATCGGGGTCAAAGCCATTCAAACTGCCTTAAGAGGATCTTCGATCGTCATCGTGGATGAAATCGGACCTATGGAGTTGTTTTCTCAAGCCTTTATACAAGTCATCAAAGATACGGTTGATAGCAGCAAACTAGTATTGGGAGTAATACACAACAGCGCACGACACCCTCTGATCGAAACAATCAAACGAAGAGATGACACCCACATCGAAACAGTCACGGTTGAAAACAGGAGCAGTCTTCACAACATTCTTATCCAAAACGCACTCCAATACTTGCAGTGA
- the rnhB gene encoding ribonuclease HII — translation MLTAGVDDAGRGPIIGPLLIAGVLLDEKDLHRLKSLGVKDSKLLSPRRREQLALEIKKLVIKYHVERLSPAEIDKVVETGRKLHRLNRLEAHTMAKVIDALKPEIVYVDASDVLADRFKAHILEKLSFQVKIVSEHKADAKYPVVSAASIIAKVERDEEIQKLAEKFGDMGSGYVTDPKTIEFLEKWLLKYDSYPEFVRKSWKPAKKLQSNLRSKQMKLR, via the coding sequence ATGCTTACAGCAGGAGTGGACGACGCGGGACGCGGCCCAATCATTGGACCACTTCTCATCGCCGGCGTCTTACTTGATGAGAAGGACCTACACCGCTTGAAATCCCTAGGCGTCAAAGACTCCAAGCTATTATCCCCTCGAAGACGCGAGCAACTGGCGCTGGAAATCAAGAAACTAGTCATCAAATACCATGTTGAGAGGCTGTCACCTGCAGAAATCGATAAAGTGGTCGAAACAGGCAGAAAACTCCACAGACTGAATCGGTTGGAGGCACACACCATGGCTAAGGTCATCGATGCCTTAAAGCCTGAAATCGTCTACGTTGACGCTTCAGACGTGTTAGCTGACAGGTTCAAAGCACACATACTAGAGAAGTTGTCTTTTCAAGTCAAGATAGTTTCAGAGCACAAAGCAGACGCCAAATACCCAGTGGTGTCCGCGGCTTCGATAATTGCAAAGGTTGAACGCGACGAGGAAATTCAGAAACTCGCAGAGAAATTCGGAGACATGGGCTCAGGCTACGTGACAGACCCCAAAACTATTGAGTTTCTGGAAAAATGGCTTCTCAAATATGACTCGTACCCAGAGTTTGTACGAAAGTCTTGGAAGCCAGCCAAGAAACTCCAAAGCAATCTTAGATCTAAGCAGATGAAGTTGAGGTAA
- a CDS encoding helix-turn-helix domain-containing protein encodes MNRAEMLNATEQVLTSAGFKISKRCDSRPSCFCMVARKDENLAFVKVPTDLSKISLKDALQLQAISSLFSATPLFVGDAARERLLEDDTVYTRYDIYALTLKTLEDVVTRSMMPLVEAGPGGYYVRVDGETIRKRRTKLGLSVGKLAEQLRISRRTLYGYERDMVKASVSAAYNLEWLLGIPVVKPIDIFKPVPPEAGFFATAKRLIIRNRFLKTVLKRLILWDFKVAATTRAPFDFIAQPPNDEVTIIGGVTRRGERTINDRAEEILSVSDVLDAQPLFITDGKLVPETDIPLIDSQELGRMHLAEDLVSRL; translated from the coding sequence ATGAACCGAGCGGAGATGTTGAACGCCACAGAACAGGTGTTGACAAGCGCTGGCTTCAAGATCTCCAAAAGATGCGATTCCAGACCGAGCTGCTTCTGCATGGTTGCAAGGAAAGACGAAAACCTCGCCTTTGTCAAAGTGCCCACCGACCTGAGTAAGATCTCGTTGAAGGACGCGCTGCAGCTGCAAGCGATATCTTCGCTTTTTTCAGCGACACCGTTGTTTGTGGGCGACGCGGCTCGAGAGCGATTGCTTGAAGACGACACAGTCTATACTAGATATGACATCTACGCCTTGACGTTGAAGACCTTGGAGGATGTTGTCACGCGTAGCATGATGCCACTCGTTGAAGCCGGGCCAGGTGGCTATTACGTTAGAGTGGATGGCGAAACAATCAGGAAACGAAGAACGAAGCTTGGGCTTTCTGTGGGCAAACTCGCCGAACAGTTGCGGATCTCAAGGCGAACGTTGTACGGTTATGAGCGTGATATGGTTAAAGCCTCTGTTTCAGCCGCATACAATCTGGAATGGTTACTTGGCATACCCGTGGTGAAGCCCATCGACATCTTTAAGCCAGTGCCGCCTGAGGCTGGTTTCTTTGCTACAGCCAAAAGGCTGATAATTAGAAACCGATTCCTCAAAACCGTCCTGAAACGACTAATCCTTTGGGATTTCAAAGTGGCAGCAACTACACGCGCACCCTTTGACTTTATTGCCCAACCACCAAACGATGAAGTCACGATTATCGGCGGAGTCACTCGCAGGGGAGAGAGGACGATCAACGATAGGGCAGAGGAGATTCTCAGTGTAAGCGATGTTCTAGACGCTCAACCACTCTTCATAACAGACGGAAAGCTAGTGCCCGAAACTGACATTCCACTTATCGATTCCCAAGAGCTTGGACGAATGCATTTGGCTGAAGACTTGGTCTCAAGACTTTGA
- a CDS encoding fibrillarin-like rRNA/tRNA 2'-O-methyltransferase, giving the protein MTFEDRSRRLATQNLALGRAVYGERLVKHRNVEYRVWDQYRSKCAAAIMNGLETLPIQMGHKVLYLGAASGTTASHVSDIVGEKGHVYCVEFAARSIRDLVENVCAYRMNMSPILADARLPEQYAMLVEKVEDIYCDVAQPEQARILADNADKFLKPEGWIMLAIKAQSIDVTKEPSEVYEQEINTLRSRRFRIAQIVHLEPFDKAHAMIVAQRMR; this is encoded by the coding sequence ATGACCTTTGAAGACAGGTCCAGAAGGCTAGCCACGCAGAATCTCGCGCTTGGACGCGCCGTCTATGGCGAGCGCTTGGTCAAACATAGAAATGTCGAATACAGAGTCTGGGATCAATATCGGAGCAAATGTGCCGCAGCTATCATGAACGGTTTGGAAACACTGCCAATCCAAATGGGCCATAAGGTCTTGTACCTAGGCGCTGCTTCGGGAACAACCGCGAGCCATGTTTCTGATATTGTAGGCGAGAAAGGTCATGTCTACTGCGTGGAATTCGCTGCCCGTAGCATCAGAGATCTTGTTGAAAATGTCTGCGCCTATCGCATGAACATGTCCCCGATCTTGGCTGATGCTCGATTACCTGAACAATACGCCATGCTAGTCGAGAAGGTTGAAGACATCTACTGCGACGTCGCTCAACCTGAGCAAGCCAGAATATTGGCAGACAATGCGGATAAATTTCTGAAACCCGAAGGCTGGATAATGCTGGCGATAAAGGCTCAAAGCATAGATGTTACAAAGGAGCCGTCTGAAGTCTATGAGCAAGAGATCAACACTTTGAGATCCCGCCGTTTCAGAATTGCGCAAATTGTCCATTTGGAGCCATTTGATAAGGCTCACGCGATGATAGTAGCTCAGAGAATGCGCTGA
- a CDS encoding C/D box methylation guide ribonucleoprotein complex aNOP56 subunit (functions along with aFIB and aL7a; guides 2'-O-methylation of ribose to specific sites in RNAs), translating into MKITIVESVMGALGFDENNMLIDYVLFPKEPQRVAETLLKIATGRIVDEQATLIEQLRSKGYTFFVFENAETARNAHERLKIAVEVAQPSQAGETLRANLEQFAVQTGFIKESDQLRDWMHRVSMEMTKLKVRKAAEKRDMLVVQAIQAIDDLDKAVNVFMGRIREWYGLHFPELDRIVEKHETYARLIVNLGRRENFTADHLEKEGLPRTRADQIAEVAARSMGGGLEDSDLTQIQALSRDTLQLYDVRQSFESYMDSLMEEVAPNVKALVGSLLGARLIALTSGLGNLAKMPASTIQVLGAEKALFRSLKTGTRPPKHGILFQHTLIHEAKRWQRGKIARAIAGKLAIAARTDAYSDKYLGDGLKAGLDRRIKEIQEKYGEPPPEKPQQSPPKMKQFREQQYRRMKRGRRR; encoded by the coding sequence ATGAAAATTACAATCGTTGAATCGGTCATGGGTGCCTTGGGCTTTGACGAGAACAACATGTTGATTGATTATGTCTTGTTTCCCAAAGAACCCCAAAGAGTCGCTGAAACGCTGCTCAAAATAGCGACAGGTAGGATCGTTGACGAGCAAGCAACCTTGATTGAACAACTCCGATCGAAAGGTTACACCTTTTTTGTATTCGAGAATGCTGAAACAGCCCGCAACGCTCACGAACGGTTGAAGATCGCTGTTGAGGTTGCCCAACCATCTCAGGCAGGCGAAACACTTCGCGCAAATCTCGAGCAGTTTGCGGTTCAAACAGGTTTTATCAAAGAATCTGATCAGCTACGCGATTGGATGCATCGTGTCTCGATGGAGATGACCAAGCTTAAGGTTAGGAAAGCCGCTGAAAAACGTGACATGCTGGTTGTGCAAGCAATTCAAGCGATAGATGATCTTGACAAAGCGGTCAATGTTTTCATGGGGCGAATAAGAGAATGGTATGGTCTGCACTTTCCTGAATTGGACCGCATAGTTGAAAAACATGAAACATACGCGCGTCTAATCGTTAACTTGGGGCGAAGAGAAAACTTCACCGCTGATCACTTGGAAAAGGAAGGCTTGCCCCGAACTAGAGCCGACCAGATTGCTGAGGTAGCCGCCAGATCCATGGGGGGTGGACTGGAAGACTCAGATTTAACTCAGATTCAGGCTCTGAGCCGAGACACGTTGCAGCTTTATGACGTTAGGCAATCATTTGAAAGCTATATGGACTCTTTGATGGAAGAGGTGGCGCCGAACGTTAAAGCCTTAGTGGGGTCATTGTTGGGTGCAAGGTTGATAGCTCTCACAAGTGGACTTGGAAACCTTGCAAAGATGCCTGCCAGCACAATTCAGGTTCTAGGCGCCGAGAAAGCTCTGTTTCGTTCCCTGAAAACTGGCACGCGTCCACCCAAGCACGGAATACTGTTTCAACACACATTGATTCATGAGGCAAAGCGTTGGCAAAGAGGCAAGATAGCAAGAGCCATTGCGGGCAAGCTTGCCATAGCAGCTCGCACAGACGCCTACAGCGACAAATACCTTGGAGACGGCTTGAAGGCGGGCTTGGATAGGAGAATCAAGGAAATTCAGGAAAAATATGGAGAACCGCCGCCAGAGAAGCCTCAACAGTCGCCCCCAAAGATGAAACAGTTCAGGGAGCAGCAATATAGGAGAATGAAGCGTGGTCGTAGACGTTGA